Proteins encoded in a region of the Podarcis muralis chromosome 2, rPodMur119.hap1.1, whole genome shotgun sequence genome:
- the LOC114592838 gene encoding CMRF35-like molecule 6, giving the protein MELFRGLIWTLFQVCWTLEGPETVTAPLGGSLSVQCKYGKEDEKSVKYWCKEEGLTLCSSSHTIRTTRMEAEGMNDRMSIKDNHTFHKFTVTMENLTNEDAGTYICGVERAYNIWHPVEVIITDSVPSTHFGSMEQATEEPAVSPVDPERTQPSNTDFLLLVMWKIPVFLAMLAAVVWVHVWYRKTRGSSNPKAPETEEEL; this is encoded by the exons ATGGAACTGTTTCGTGGCCTGATTTGGACTCTTTTCCAAG tttgttgGACACTGGAAGGCCCTGAAACAGTCACTGCACCTCTTGGTGGCTCACTGTCTGTCCAGTGTAAATATGGAAAGGAGGATGAAAAATCTGTCAAATACTGGTGCAAAGAAGAAGGTTTGACCCTCTGTTCTAGTAGCCACACTATCCGTACAACTAGGATGGAGGCAGAGGGGATGAATGACAGAATGTCCATTAAAGACAACCACACATTCCATAAATTCACTGTGACCATGGAAAACCTCACTAATGAAGATGCCGGGACCTATATCTGTGGGGTAGAGAGAGCATATAACATCTGGCATCCAGTGGAAGTTATCATTACAG ATTCTGTTCCTTCGACCCATTTTGGAAGCATGGAACAAGCAACAGAAGAGCCAGCTGTATCTCCCGTAGATCCTGAAAG AACCCAGCCTAGCAACACCGATTTCCTGCTCCTGGTCATGTGGAAAATCCCAGTCTTCCTAGCTATGTTGGCCGCTGTGGTTTGGGTGCATGTATGGTACAGAAAGACCAGAGGAAGCTCCAACCCCAAGGCTCCAGAGACTGAAGAAGAGCTTTAA